A genomic region of Metopolophium dirhodum isolate CAU chromosome 1, ASM1992520v1, whole genome shotgun sequence contains the following coding sequences:
- the LOC132934224 gene encoding cullin-3-B-like isoform X1, with the protein MMNGVPKKRTNLRIKAFPMSMDDQLIDNIWVLLKNAIQEIQKKNNSGLSFEELYRNAYTMVLLKHGEKLYTGMKEAVINHLENKVREDVLKALNNNFLQVLNVAWNDHQTSMVMIRDILMYMDRVYVKHNEVDNVYNLGLVLFRDLIVRYGYIRDHLRMTLLNLIRLERKGEVVDRIAIKNACQMLMILGITGRIVYEEDFEKPFLEQSAEFYKMESQKFLDENSACIYIRKVESRIIEESDRAKHYLDDSTESRIVEVIEVELIKRNMKTIVEMENSGVVYMLKNNKIDDLACMYKLLSRVSEGLKTMSDSVSLYLRELGKSLVQGEDINTNAVNYIQSLLDLKDRFDFFLVHSFNNDKMFKQMIAADFEYFFNINSKSPEYLSLFVDEKLKKGVRGLSENDVEIVLDKSMVIFRFLQEKDVFERYYKQHLAKRLLLNKSVSNDNEKNMISKLKTECGCQFTSKLEGMFKDMSISNTIMEEFKEYAAKSNNPFLHAVDLTVRVLTTGFWPTHALSKCNVPLVPRSAFAEYRKFYLGKHNGRQLTLQPQLGSADLNAVFYGSRRPDNELSTSVSISANSLSSSSVRKHIIQVSTYQMCILLMFNTHEKLTFEDIRSETDIPDKDLIRALQSLALGKPSQRILLKTPKCKEIELSHEFCVNELFTSKLHRVKIQTVAAKGETEPERKETRSKIDEDRKHEIEAAIVRVMKSRKKLIHNTLVLEVVEQLKVRFLPSPVIIKKRIEGLIEREYLARSAEDRKTYLYVA; encoded by the exons ATGATGAACGGTGTACCAAAGAAACGTACCAACTTGCGCATCAAAGCTTTCCCG atGTCAATGGATGAtcaattaattgataatatttgggTGTTATTGAAAAATGCTATTCAAGAAAttcaaaagaaaaacaattctggtCTAAGTTTTGAAGAACTGTACCGAAATGCCTATACCATGGTATTGCTGAAACATGGTGAGAAATTGTATACTGGCATGAAGGAAGCTGTAATAAACCATTTAGAAAAtaag gtcaGAGAAGATGTTCTAAAggcattaaataacaattttttacaagTTTTAAATGTTGCTTGGAATGACCATCAAACTTCTATGGTGATGATACGTGACATATTGATGTACATGGATCGAGTTTATGTTAAGCATAATGAAGTTgacaatgtttataatttggGTCTCGTTTTGTTTCGTGATCTA ATTGTTCGCTATGGGTATATTCGTGATCATCTTCGGATGACTCTGTTGAATTTGATAAGACTTGAAAGAAAAGGTGAAGTAGTTGATCGAATAGccattaaaaatgcatgtcAAATGTTAATGATTCTGGGAATTACTGGGCGCATTGTTTATGAAGAAGATTTTGAAAAACCATTTTTGGAACAATCTGCTGAATTTTATAAA ATGGAAAGTCAAAAGTTTTTAGATGAAAACAGTGCATGTATTTATATTAGGAAAGTTGAATCTAGAATTATAGAAGAATCAGATCGAGCAAAACATTACCTAGATGATTCAACTGAAAGTCGAATTGTTGAGGTTATTGAAGTAGAACTAATTAAAAGAAACATGAAAACAATTGTTGAG ATGGAAAATTCTGGTGTTGTATACATGTTGAAGAACaacaaaattgatgatttagcATGCATGTACAAGTTATTATCTCGTGTTTCTGAAGGTTTAAAAACCATGTCTGATAGTGTTAGTTTGTATCTACGGGAATTAGGAAAATCACTTGTGCAAGGAGAAGATATTAATACTAATGCAGTAAACTATATTCag agttTGTTGGATCTGAAAGAcagatttgatttttttttggttcattCTTTTAACAATGACAAGATGTTTAAACAAATGATTGCTgctgattttgaatattttttcaacatcaATTCTAAGTCACCAGAATATCTATCTTTATTTGTGGATGAGAAATTGAAAAAGGGAGTGCGtggg ttatcTGAAAATGATGTAGAGATAGTCTTGGACAAATCTATGGTTATTTTCCGCTTTCTTCAAGAAAAAGATGTATTTGAAAGGTATTATAAACAGCATTTAGCCAAGagattacttttaaataaatctgtCAGTAATGACAATGAAAAGAATATGATCTCAAAACTCAag aCTGAGTGTGGCTGTCAATTCACTTCAAAACTGGAAGGTATGTTTAAAGATATGTCCATATCTAACACTATAATGGAAGAATTTAAGGAATACGCTGCTAAGTCTAATAAT cCGTTTTTACATGCTGTGGATCTTACTGTGAGAGTATTAACCACGGGGTTTTGGCCTACCCATGCATTATCAAAATGCAATGTGCCGTTAGTTCCTAGGAGTGCTTTTGCAGAATATCGAAA ATTTTATCTGGGGAAACATAACGGACGACAACTAACATTGCAACCACAACTTGGGTCAGCTGATTTGAATGCTGTATTCTATGGTTCAAGACGACCAGACAATGAATTATCGACAAGTGTATCAATTTCAGCTAATTCCCTCAGCTCATCTTCCGTGCGAAAACACATAATTCAAGTGTCGACTTATCAGATGTGTATTCTTTTAATGTTCAATACTcatgaaaaattaacttttgaa gaCATACGAAGTGAAACTGATATTCCTGACAAAGATTTGATTAGAGCATTACAATCTTTAGCATTAGGAAAACCCTCACAGCGTATACTTTTGAAGACTCCCAAATGTAAAGAAATAGAATTATCTCATGAATTCTGTGTTAATGAGTTATTTACATCGAAATTGCATAG AGTGAAAATCCAAACAGTCGCAGCTAAAGGGGAAACTGAACCAGAAAGAAAAGAAACTAGAAGCAAGATAGATGAGGACCGTAAGCATGAAATTGAAGCTGCAATTGTACGCGTTATGAAATCTCGGAAAAAATtgatt CATAATACACTTGTGTTGGAAGTTGTAGAACAACTCAAAGTCAGATTCTTACCTTCTCCGGttattatcaaaaaaagaaTTGAAGGACTGATTGAAAGAGAATACCTTGCAAGATCAGCAGAAGATAGGAAAACTTATCTTTATGttgcataa
- the LOC132934224 gene encoding cullin-3-B-like isoform X2, with protein MSMDDQLIDNIWVLLKNAIQEIQKKNNSGLSFEELYRNAYTMVLLKHGEKLYTGMKEAVINHLENKVREDVLKALNNNFLQVLNVAWNDHQTSMVMIRDILMYMDRVYVKHNEVDNVYNLGLVLFRDLIVRYGYIRDHLRMTLLNLIRLERKGEVVDRIAIKNACQMLMILGITGRIVYEEDFEKPFLEQSAEFYKMESQKFLDENSACIYIRKVESRIIEESDRAKHYLDDSTESRIVEVIEVELIKRNMKTIVEMENSGVVYMLKNNKIDDLACMYKLLSRVSEGLKTMSDSVSLYLRELGKSLVQGEDINTNAVNYIQSLLDLKDRFDFFLVHSFNNDKMFKQMIAADFEYFFNINSKSPEYLSLFVDEKLKKGVRGLSENDVEIVLDKSMVIFRFLQEKDVFERYYKQHLAKRLLLNKSVSNDNEKNMISKLKTECGCQFTSKLEGMFKDMSISNTIMEEFKEYAAKSNNPFLHAVDLTVRVLTTGFWPTHALSKCNVPLVPRSAFAEYRKFYLGKHNGRQLTLQPQLGSADLNAVFYGSRRPDNELSTSVSISANSLSSSSVRKHIIQVSTYQMCILLMFNTHEKLTFEDIRSETDIPDKDLIRALQSLALGKPSQRILLKTPKCKEIELSHEFCVNELFTSKLHRVKIQTVAAKGETEPERKETRSKIDEDRKHEIEAAIVRVMKSRKKLIHNTLVLEVVEQLKVRFLPSPVIIKKRIEGLIEREYLARSAEDRKTYLYVA; from the exons atGTCAATGGATGAtcaattaattgataatatttgggTGTTATTGAAAAATGCTATTCAAGAAAttcaaaagaaaaacaattctggtCTAAGTTTTGAAGAACTGTACCGAAATGCCTATACCATGGTATTGCTGAAACATGGTGAGAAATTGTATACTGGCATGAAGGAAGCTGTAATAAACCATTTAGAAAAtaag gtcaGAGAAGATGTTCTAAAggcattaaataacaattttttacaagTTTTAAATGTTGCTTGGAATGACCATCAAACTTCTATGGTGATGATACGTGACATATTGATGTACATGGATCGAGTTTATGTTAAGCATAATGAAGTTgacaatgtttataatttggGTCTCGTTTTGTTTCGTGATCTA ATTGTTCGCTATGGGTATATTCGTGATCATCTTCGGATGACTCTGTTGAATTTGATAAGACTTGAAAGAAAAGGTGAAGTAGTTGATCGAATAGccattaaaaatgcatgtcAAATGTTAATGATTCTGGGAATTACTGGGCGCATTGTTTATGAAGAAGATTTTGAAAAACCATTTTTGGAACAATCTGCTGAATTTTATAAA ATGGAAAGTCAAAAGTTTTTAGATGAAAACAGTGCATGTATTTATATTAGGAAAGTTGAATCTAGAATTATAGAAGAATCAGATCGAGCAAAACATTACCTAGATGATTCAACTGAAAGTCGAATTGTTGAGGTTATTGAAGTAGAACTAATTAAAAGAAACATGAAAACAATTGTTGAG ATGGAAAATTCTGGTGTTGTATACATGTTGAAGAACaacaaaattgatgatttagcATGCATGTACAAGTTATTATCTCGTGTTTCTGAAGGTTTAAAAACCATGTCTGATAGTGTTAGTTTGTATCTACGGGAATTAGGAAAATCACTTGTGCAAGGAGAAGATATTAATACTAATGCAGTAAACTATATTCag agttTGTTGGATCTGAAAGAcagatttgatttttttttggttcattCTTTTAACAATGACAAGATGTTTAAACAAATGATTGCTgctgattttgaatattttttcaacatcaATTCTAAGTCACCAGAATATCTATCTTTATTTGTGGATGAGAAATTGAAAAAGGGAGTGCGtggg ttatcTGAAAATGATGTAGAGATAGTCTTGGACAAATCTATGGTTATTTTCCGCTTTCTTCAAGAAAAAGATGTATTTGAAAGGTATTATAAACAGCATTTAGCCAAGagattacttttaaataaatctgtCAGTAATGACAATGAAAAGAATATGATCTCAAAACTCAag aCTGAGTGTGGCTGTCAATTCACTTCAAAACTGGAAGGTATGTTTAAAGATATGTCCATATCTAACACTATAATGGAAGAATTTAAGGAATACGCTGCTAAGTCTAATAAT cCGTTTTTACATGCTGTGGATCTTACTGTGAGAGTATTAACCACGGGGTTTTGGCCTACCCATGCATTATCAAAATGCAATGTGCCGTTAGTTCCTAGGAGTGCTTTTGCAGAATATCGAAA ATTTTATCTGGGGAAACATAACGGACGACAACTAACATTGCAACCACAACTTGGGTCAGCTGATTTGAATGCTGTATTCTATGGTTCAAGACGACCAGACAATGAATTATCGACAAGTGTATCAATTTCAGCTAATTCCCTCAGCTCATCTTCCGTGCGAAAACACATAATTCAAGTGTCGACTTATCAGATGTGTATTCTTTTAATGTTCAATACTcatgaaaaattaacttttgaa gaCATACGAAGTGAAACTGATATTCCTGACAAAGATTTGATTAGAGCATTACAATCTTTAGCATTAGGAAAACCCTCACAGCGTATACTTTTGAAGACTCCCAAATGTAAAGAAATAGAATTATCTCATGAATTCTGTGTTAATGAGTTATTTACATCGAAATTGCATAG AGTGAAAATCCAAACAGTCGCAGCTAAAGGGGAAACTGAACCAGAAAGAAAAGAAACTAGAAGCAAGATAGATGAGGACCGTAAGCATGAAATTGAAGCTGCAATTGTACGCGTTATGAAATCTCGGAAAAAATtgatt CATAATACACTTGTGTTGGAAGTTGTAGAACAACTCAAAGTCAGATTCTTACCTTCTCCGGttattatcaaaaaaagaaTTGAAGGACTGATTGAAAGAGAATACCTTGCAAGATCAGCAGAAGATAGGAAAACTTATCTTTATGttgcataa